AAATATCCGGAGCAGCACTGTCATAAAACCCGCGAGATACTGACGCCCTATGGCGTTCCGGATAACATAATTCGGGCGATTGAGAGCCATGGCTATAAGCTTGTCAACGATGTTAAACCTGAAACAGACGCGGAAAAAGTCCTGTATACAATTGATGAACTGACGGGGCTTATATCCGCGGTGGCAATTCTAAGGCCGAGCAAAAGCATATTTGACCTTGAGACAAAGTCTGTCAAGAAGAAGTGGAAACAGAAGAGTTTTGCCGCCAATGTCAACCGCGAGGTAATTGCCGAGGGCGCTGAGATGCTCGGCAAGCCGTTAGATTATATAATTGAACAGACAATAGAGGGTATGAAGACTGTTGCTGATGAGATTGGACTTCGCGGAAATATCGAATCAGCGGCGGTATAATCATAATACAAAATATAGGTAAGGAATTAGT
This DNA window, taken from [Clostridium] cellulosi, encodes the following:
- a CDS encoding metal dependent phosphohydrolase (High confidence in function and specificity) produces the protein MITRESALKILNENIKGESLLRHSITVEAVMRHFAKLFGADEEEWGVIGLLHDVDFEKYPEQHCHKTREILTPYGVPDNIIRAIESHGYKLVNDVKPETDAEKVLYTIDELTGLISAVAILRPSKSIFDLETKSVKKKWKQKSFAANVNREVIAEGAEMLGKPLDYIIEQTIEGMKTVADEIGLRGNIESAAV